One window from the genome of Paenibacillus azoreducens encodes:
- a CDS encoding sensor histidine kinase yields MFKLTYYKRIQLSFLLFIIVPIITVSVISFVLIKETMVEKLQLTNENFLNVMIDEIGKTIDDVTFASHFIVNDTSFRTYLKNFADTDRLRTYDDYTNFTQIKGVFSLITTKPLNNNTRMYLVNRKRFIIPSGEDDLSAMHKSLDALYQKINFNQPETLQWLGMMRDEPGKEGTYYIARIIYDDHEKEYLSVLLIGISEPYFEKLLKPVEFGKVALFDAKGSRIAGSTELAPPNTAYAHSNLHSEMTLDKTDWTLVYEASKEAFTGKISRTFYMGIGGVILFFIIFSISSMFIAKRLHRPIQKLQRVVRQFGMGNLDARLEVKGRDDIAELSRTLNTMLDQLQGLIHDIEREQEQKRVMELEALFMQIRPHFLINTLNSIKCSLILQKDYVHSGIIDSLMSLLRAYMKFNETATLQEECELMRHYIDIMKIRNEIPVQLTIDLEPDLKSWKLPKLMLQPIIENAIVHGFVDHPDAKVWISAHKKDDCIRIEIENNGEGMEEEQLCRLNDLLLNCDREPDPSYQRVGLINIAQRLKLSFGPEATLSLGTNMHNGITARIQIPIHSTRLSLQ; encoded by the coding sequence GTGTTCAAATTGACTTACTACAAGAGAATACAGCTGTCATTCCTATTGTTCATCATTGTTCCGATCATAACCGTATCGGTGATCTCTTTTGTTTTGATTAAAGAAACGATGGTAGAAAAGCTTCAATTAACAAATGAGAACTTTTTGAATGTCATGATTGATGAAATCGGAAAAACGATCGATGATGTTACGTTTGCTTCCCATTTTATCGTTAACGATACGAGCTTCAGAACCTATTTGAAGAACTTTGCGGATACGGACAGGCTGCGCACATACGATGATTATACGAATTTTACGCAGATTAAAGGCGTCTTTTCCCTGATTACCACCAAACCGTTAAATAACAATACGCGCATGTATCTTGTGAATCGAAAGCGCTTCATTATTCCGTCGGGCGAAGATGATCTGTCAGCCATGCATAAAAGCTTGGACGCTTTATATCAAAAAATCAATTTCAATCAGCCGGAAACGCTGCAATGGTTGGGAATGATGCGTGATGAACCTGGAAAAGAAGGAACATATTACATCGCCAGAATCATTTACGACGACCATGAAAAAGAATATTTATCGGTTCTCTTGATCGGCATCTCGGAGCCTTATTTTGAAAAACTGCTGAAGCCGGTCGAATTTGGCAAAGTTGCTCTTTTTGACGCCAAGGGCAGCAGGATTGCGGGAAGCACGGAGCTTGCTCCGCCCAACACGGCCTATGCCCACTCCAACCTTCATTCGGAAATGACGCTGGACAAAACCGATTGGACTTTGGTATACGAAGCGAGCAAAGAGGCTTTTACGGGTAAAATTTCTAGAACATTTTATATGGGGATCGGCGGTGTTATCCTGTTTTTCATTATTTTCTCGATATCCTCGATGTTTATTGCGAAAAGGTTACATAGGCCGATCCAAAAACTGCAGCGGGTCGTTCGCCAATTCGGCATGGGCAATCTGGATGCGAGACTTGAGGTGAAGGGCCGGGATGATATCGCCGAACTGAGCCGTACATTAAATACGATGCTGGACCAGCTTCAAGGCTTGATTCATGATATCGAGCGGGAGCAGGAACAGAAAAGGGTTATGGAACTTGAGGCGTTGTTCATGCAAATCCGCCCCCATTTTCTGATCAATACGCTGAATTCAATCAAATGCAGTTTAATTTTGCAGAAGGATTATGTTCACAGCGGCATTATCGACTCCTTGATGAGTTTGCTCCGCGCCTACATGAAGTTTAATGAAACAGCGACATTGCAGGAAGAATGCGAATTGATGCGGCATTATATCGATATTATGAAGATCCGCAATGAAATTCCGGTCCAGCTGACAATCGATTTGGAACCGGATTTGAAGTCCTGGAAGCTTCCCAAACTGATGCTCCAACCCATAATTGAAAACGCCATCGTCCATGGATTCGTGGACCACCCGGATGCGAAGGTTTGGATTTCCGCCCACAAGAAAGACGACTGTATTCGGATCGAAATCGAAAATAATGGTGAAGGCATGGAGGAAGAACAGCTGTGCCGGTTAAATGATCTTCTGCTGAACTGCGATCGCGAACCGGATCCTTCATACCAAAGGGTCGGACTGATCAATATCGCTCAAAGGCTCAAGCTTTCATTCGGCCCCGAGGCCACGCTTTCGCTGGGTACAAATATGCATAACGGAATCACGGCCCGGATTCAAATTCCAATTCATTCGACCAGGCTTTCTTTGCAATAA
- a CDS encoding carbohydrate ABC transporter permease encodes MEAAKPSYPTEKLQNPRKFWTPKRKEALVGWLFLAPEIVGMLLLNVFALGFSLYLSFTSWNLLSGMSGIKFAGLENYIHMFQDPTIMKALKNNLLYTVLTVPVPIAIALVLAVIIHNKVFFKDYFKVVFFIPYISSIIAVAAVWSALFHPSLGPINQFLMDIGISNPPKWLVDPKTSLIAIAIISAWAGLGYTIIIYLAGLTNISSELYEAAEIDGATGLTKFFKITVPLLRSTTFFLLITMLIGSFKVFDIISYLTEGGPDNSSTVIVFRIYEEGFVNYNMGYASAISWLLFAIIGIITAATWKMRREDS; translated from the coding sequence GTGGAAGCTGCTAAACCGAGTTACCCGACGGAGAAGCTTCAAAATCCTCGAAAATTTTGGACTCCGAAACGCAAGGAAGCATTAGTCGGCTGGTTATTTCTCGCCCCGGAAATTGTCGGGATGCTGCTGCTCAATGTATTTGCGCTCGGCTTTTCTCTGTATTTGAGTTTTACTTCCTGGAATTTGCTTTCAGGGATGTCGGGCATTAAATTCGCAGGACTGGAAAACTACATTCACATGTTCCAGGATCCTACGATTATGAAGGCCTTGAAAAACAACCTGCTCTACACGGTGCTGACAGTGCCTGTGCCAATTGCGATCGCACTCGTCCTGGCCGTAATCATTCACAACAAAGTATTTTTTAAGGATTATTTTAAAGTCGTATTTTTTATCCCTTATATTTCGTCTATCATTGCGGTTGCAGCCGTATGGAGCGCATTATTCCATCCATCGCTTGGACCGATTAACCAGTTCCTGATGGACATCGGAATTTCCAATCCGCCGAAATGGCTCGTGGATCCGAAGACGTCTCTGATCGCGATCGCGATCATAAGCGCGTGGGCAGGACTCGGATATACGATTATCATTTATTTGGCCGGTCTGACGAACATCTCAAGCGAGCTTTATGAAGCTGCGGAGATCGACGGCGCGACCGGGTTGACGAAATTTTTCAAAATCACGGTTCCTTTGCTTCGCTCTACGACCTTTTTCTTGCTGATAACGATGCTGATCGGTTCATTTAAAGTATTCGATATTATCTCCTACCTGACAGAAGGCGGACCGGATAATTCTTCGACGGTAATCGTGTTCCGGATTTACGAGGAAGGATTCGTGAACTATAACATGGGTTATGCATCCGCTATATCCTGGTTGTTGTTTGCCATTATCGGGATCATTACGGCAGCAACATGGAAAATGAGAAGAGAGGATTCTTAA
- a CDS encoding response regulator transcription factor, whose protein sequence is MHKVMLIDDDVPMLKVLQQMIEWEALQLNIVGTTYSSAKALHLFKETWPDIVITDIGLPQKNGIELAAAFRSMKPDIRVIFLTCHEDFHYAQQAVKLNADDYLLKDQLTPDQLEQSLNKSILFLQKKSAPMGQKASHYNRELFKQGLIQRVIDGGHPESTVEYAAGIGISWGYPWFMLGVVNLHYSSYETLYVRNNLSLITYAIYNIAVELSAAYEGITPFLDQDNLIVLYNYRLNLADNVCPYFQRYMDELRSRTAQFLKLQLNIVTVNDKMDLRAVGNCYHQIIHHKHGFYEGDDQKVADMQLHMQRVFLPFPHGSLDAYKADLERAVLKNDVHCIHDMIVSIGAKVREKRFEPNEFVQEVTLFLRGVAMMFSGRKADEARYSYLSAARTLEDVLELAERQLVFIAQNKQGNAVSSAQEPKLQQIQQFIDQHLADNITSIDMARYLYLNSSYFSRYFKRLTGVNFTDYVHQYKMTIAAKMMKTSGQTLESLAMGLGYSDRTYFSKVFKKYIGMTPSEYKTKYAVNKYAR, encoded by the coding sequence ATGCATAAAGTAATGCTGATTGATGATGATGTCCCGATGCTTAAAGTACTGCAGCAAATGATCGAGTGGGAAGCGCTTCAGCTGAACATTGTTGGAACGACTTATTCCAGCGCCAAAGCGCTGCATCTTTTTAAAGAAACATGGCCTGATATCGTGATTACGGATATCGGATTGCCGCAGAAAAACGGAATCGAGCTGGCGGCGGCTTTTCGCAGCATGAAGCCCGATATCCGCGTTATCTTTTTGACCTGCCACGAAGACTTTCATTACGCGCAACAGGCGGTTAAGCTGAATGCGGATGACTACTTGCTTAAAGATCAATTGACGCCGGACCAACTGGAACAAAGCTTAAATAAATCAATTCTCTTTTTGCAGAAGAAATCCGCCCCTATGGGGCAGAAAGCATCGCATTATAATAGAGAACTATTCAAGCAGGGTCTGATCCAGCGAGTCATTGACGGAGGGCATCCCGAGTCAACGGTAGAGTATGCCGCAGGGATCGGCATTTCCTGGGGATACCCTTGGTTTATGCTGGGAGTGGTCAATCTCCACTATTCTTCGTACGAAACGTTGTACGTCCGGAACAATTTGTCACTGATCACTTATGCCATTTACAATATCGCGGTGGAGCTTTCGGCAGCGTATGAAGGAATCACTCCGTTCCTGGATCAGGACAACCTGATCGTGTTATACAACTACCGGCTGAATCTGGCGGATAATGTCTGCCCGTATTTTCAAAGATATATGGATGAGCTGCGGTCAAGAACAGCGCAATTTTTAAAATTGCAGCTGAACATCGTGACGGTCAACGATAAAATGGATTTGCGGGCTGTCGGAAACTGCTACCATCAAATCATTCATCACAAACATGGGTTCTACGAGGGCGACGATCAGAAGGTGGCGGATATGCAGCTTCATATGCAGCGTGTATTCCTGCCGTTTCCTCATGGGTCATTGGATGCCTATAAAGCGGACTTGGAACGCGCGGTCTTAAAAAACGACGTCCATTGCATCCACGATATGATAGTTTCTATTGGCGCCAAAGTCCGGGAGAAACGGTTTGAGCCAAATGAGTTCGTGCAAGAGGTCACTCTTTTTTTGCGCGGCGTCGCTATGATGTTTTCGGGAAGAAAAGCGGATGAAGCGAGATACAGCTATCTTTCCGCAGCCAGAACCTTGGAGGATGTGCTTGAGCTTGCCGAAAGGCAGCTGGTTTTTATTGCCCAAAATAAACAAGGGAATGCCGTCTCGTCCGCACAAGAGCCTAAATTGCAGCAGATCCAGCAGTTTATCGATCAGCATTTAGCCGATAATATCACGTCCATTGACATGGCGCGTTATTTATACCTGAACTCCAGCTATTTTTCGCGTTATTTTAAGCGTTTGACTGGCGTCAATTTTACGGATTACGTCCATCAATACAAAATGACCATCGCCGCGAAGATGATGAAAACCTCGGGCCAGACGCTCGAATCGCTTGCGATGGGGCTGGGGTATTCGGATCGGACTTATTTTTCCAAAGTGTTTAAGAAATACATCGGCATGACGCCAAGTGAATATAAAACAAAGTATGCCGTCAACAAATACGCCCGATAG